The following proteins are encoded in a genomic region of Arachis stenosperma cultivar V10309 chromosome 4, arast.V10309.gnm1.PFL2, whole genome shotgun sequence:
- the LOC130973748 gene encoding uncharacterized protein LOC130973748 — translation MIKKASTLSSSCIRRCYHHQSELLRMERRGDDAAGSVWDRRCHSSHYKRRIPLLSLTQKGEEPVLAAFAAVKGKGSESAVERNARREKTCVLSLLSMPKPGQIHRTMLWSLVPVILSTKAVAPFLSFLAIINFPPKVAVAAIRAVVDAVILALEHGGLLHFRFCVVNATSSDTGLKTQFEAASD, via the exons ATGATCAAGAAGGCCTCGACTTTGTCATCCTCGTGCATCCGTCGTTGCTACCATCATCAATCAGAGCTGCTGCGCATGGAGAGAAGGGGAGACGACGCCGCTGGTTCTGTTTGGGATCGTCGCTGCCATTCAAGTCACTACAAGAGGAGAATACCTCTGCTGTCATTAACACAAAAGGGGGAGGAGCCCGTCCTTGCTGCTTTTGCCGCTGTCAAGGGGAAAGGAAGTGAGAGTGCCGTTGAACGAAACGCGAGAAGGGAGAAGACCTGTGTTCTTTCCTTGTTGTCGATGCCAAAACCGGGACAGATTCACCG GACAATGCTCTGGTCTCTGGTTCCTGTTATTCTGAGCACCAAAGCTGTTGCTCCATTCCTGTCTTTCCTTG CCATTATTAATTTTCCCCCCAAAGTTGCTGTTGCTGCTATTAGAGCTGTGGTTGATGCTGTTATCCTCGCGTTAGAACATGGAGGGTTGCTGCATTTCCGATTTTGTGTGGTTAATGCGACATCGAG tgacacaggtttgaAGACGCAATTTGAAGCTGCGAGCGATTAG